The genomic segment AGCAGGTTCAGCACGCCGCGCACCTGGTGCACGCTGTACCCTTCGCTTTCCGCCTGGCGCAGCGCGTCCCCGAGCAGCTGGTGCAGCCGCCCGAGGTCCGGGCCGGCCGGGGCGGGCAGCTCGGCGACGTAGGTGCCGCGGCCGCGGGCGGTGACGATCAGGCCCTGCGCGAGCAGGTCCTTGTACACCTGCGCGACCGTGACGTGCGCCACGGCGAGGTTCTGCGAGAGTTCGCGGACGCTGGGCAGGCGCGCGCCGCGCGGCAGTTCCCCGCAGGCGATGCCGTACTCGATCTGCCCGCGCAGCTGCGCGCCGAGCGGCACGCCCAGGCTGCGGTCCAGCGTGAAAGGCCAGTCGGTGCCGGGCGCGGCGTCCTGCAGGAGCGGGGCGGGGTCGGGCGTCAGGGTCATCCGGTCACCGGCGCGCCCGGCCCGGCGCCTGTGGCCTGCGGGAGCGGGTCGTAGAGGTGACAGGCGACCTCCTGCCCGCCGTCCAGGCGCAGCAGCGCGGGCCGCTCGGCGGCGCAGCGGTCAAAGGCGTGCGGGCAGCGGGTGCGGAACGCGCAGCCGCCCGGGACGTTCAGGGGGCTGGGCAGTTCGCCGGTGATGGCGGGCGCGGCCGTGCGGCGCGCCGGGTCGAGGGTGGGGGCCGCGGCGAGCAGCGCCTGGGTGTACGGGTGCTTCGGCGCGCTGAACAGCGCGTCGGTGGGCGCGACCTCCACCACCCGGCCGAGGTACATCACGGCCACGCGGTGCGAGAGGTGCCGCACCAGGCGCAGGTCGTGCGCGACGAACAGCACGGTCAGGCCCAGGCGCTGCTGCAGTTCGAGCAGCAGGTTCACGACCTGCGCCTGCACGCTGACGTCCAGCGCGGAGACGAGTTCGTCGGCGATCAGGCACTCGGGTTCGAGCGCCAGGGCGCGGGCGATGCCGACGCGCTGGCGCTGCCCGCCGCTGAACTCGTGCGGGTAGCGGCCCGCGGCGTGGGCGGGCAGGCCCACCAGGGTCAGGAGTTCCTGGATGCGGGCGGGCTGCTCGGCGGCCGGGCGCATGCGGTGCACGCTCAGGACCTCGCGCAGCATCTGCCCGACCGTCATGCGGGGGTTGAGGCTGGAGTACGGGTCCTGGAAGATCATCTGCACGCGGCGGTTGTAGCGCCGCAGCGCCGGGCCGCGCAGGCGCAGCACGTCCAGGTCCTCGTAGCGCACCGCGCCGCTGTCGGCCTCGTGCAGGCGCACGAGGCAGCGCGCGAGCGTGGATTTCCCGCAGCCGCTCTCGCCGACGATGCCGAGCGTCTCGCCGCGCACGACGCTCAGGTGCACGTCGCTCAGGGCCTGCACGGCCCGGCGAGGCTGGCCCTGCAGGCGGGCAAGCAGGCTCTGGCGCACCGGGAAGGTTTTGGTCAGGCCGCGCACGTCCATCAGCGCGGCGGGGTGTTCCAGGGTCATACGGCCACCTCCCCGGCGAGGCTGGGCAGGCGGTCGTGGTGCACGCAGGCGCTGTCGTGCCCCGGCGCGACGGTCAGCAGGGGCGGCTCGGCGCCCCGGCAGGCGTCCGTGACGAAGCTGCACCGGGGTGCGAACGGACAGCCGGGCGGCAGGCTCAGCAGGTTCGGGGGACCGCCGGGAATGGGCTGCAGCGGCTCGCGGCGCGCGCCGGCGCCGGGCAGGCTGCGCAGCAGGCCCAGCGCGTAGGCGTGGCGGGGCCGGCGGAACAGCTCAGGCACGGGGGCGGTTTCCACGAGGCGGCCGCCGTACATCACGGCCACGCGGTCGCAGGTCTGCGCGATGACGCCCAGGTCGTGCGTGACCAGAATGACGCTCATGTCGAGTTCCTCGCGCAGGCGCAGCAGCAGCCGCAGAATCTGGTCCTGGATGGTGACGTCCAGGGCGGTGGTGGGTTCGTCGGCGAGCAGCAGTTTCGGCTCGGACGCCAGGGCGATGGCGATCATGGCGCGCTGGCGCATGCCGCCGGAGAACTGGTGCGGGTAGTCGCCCAGGCGGGCGCGCGGACTGGGAATGCCGGTCAGGTCAAGCAGTTCCGCGGCGCGGTCCTGCGCGGCGCGCCCGCGCAGGCCGCGGTGTTCGCGCAGGTTCTCCAGG from the Deinococcus taeanensis genome contains:
- a CDS encoding ABC transporter ATP-binding protein, giving the protein MTLEHPAALMDVRGLTKTFPVRQSLLARLQGQPRRAVQALSDVHLSVVRGETLGIVGESGCGKSTLARCLVRLHEADSGAVRYEDLDVLRLRGPALRRYNRRVQMIFQDPYSSLNPRMTVGQMLREVLSVHRMRPAAEQPARIQELLTLVGLPAHAAGRYPHEFSGGQRQRVGIARALALEPECLIADELVSALDVSVQAQVVNLLLELQQRLGLTVLFVAHDLRLVRHLSHRVAVMYLGRVVEVAPTDALFSAPKHPYTQALLAAAPTLDPARRTAAPAITGELPSPLNVPGGCAFRTRCPHAFDRCAAERPALLRLDGGQEVACHLYDPLPQATGAGPGAPVTG
- a CDS encoding ABC transporter ATP-binding protein; the encoded protein is MTGASHRPLLSVRDLNVRMPTPAGPLHVVRGVSFDVRPGEMLGLVGESGSGKSVTLRSLLRLYRPPAQLTGEVNFGGQNLLTLPETRLREVRGAQIGMIFQEPMSALNPVLTVGEQILENLREHRGLRGRAAQDRAAELLDLTGIPSPRARLGDYPHQFSGGMRQRAMIAIALASEPKLLLADEPTTALDVTIQDQILRLLLRLREELDMSVILVTHDLGVIAQTCDRVAVMYGGRLVETAPVPELFRRPRHAYALGLLRSLPGAGARREPLQPIPGGPPNLLSLPPGCPFAPRCSFVTDACRGAEPPLLTVAPGHDSACVHHDRLPSLAGEVAV